The following coding sequences are from one Scomber scombrus chromosome 20, fScoSco1.1, whole genome shotgun sequence window:
- the LOC134002162 gene encoding ATP synthase subunit a-like, translating into MTLIVLVPIFVFVFVLVFVFVLVFVLVFVFVLVFVFVFIFVFVLVFVFVLVFVFVLVFVFVFVFVLVFVLVFVFVLVFVLVFVFVLVFVFVLVFVFVFVLVFVFVFVFVLVLVFVLVFVFVFVLVFVFVFVFVLVFVFVLVFVFVFVLVFVFVLVFVFVFVLVFVFVLVFVFVFIFVFVLVFVFVLVFVFVFVLVFVFVFVFVLVFVFVLVFVFVLVFRVRSSSLFFVFVFVFCVLIFVLVFVLIFVLVFVFVFMFVLVFVLVFMFVLVFVIFVFVFVLILVFVLVH; encoded by the exons atgactCTGATCGTCCTCGTCCCCATCTTCGTCTTCGTCTTTGTGTTAGTCTTCGTCTTCGTCTTAGTCTTTGTGTTAGTCTTCGTCTTTGTGTTAGTCTTCGTCTTCGTCTTCATCTTCGTCTTTGTGTTAGTCTTCGTCTTTGTGTTAGTCTTCGTCTTCGTCTTAGTCTTTGTGTTCGTCTTCGTCTTTGTGTTAGTCTTCGTGTTAGTCTTCGTCTTTGTGTTAGTTTTCGTGTTAGTCTTCGTCTTTGTGTTAGTCTTCGTCTTTGTGTTAGTCTTCGTCTTCGTCTTTGTGTTAGTTTTCGTGTTCGTCTTCGTCTTTGTGTTAGTCTTAGTCTTTGTGTTAGTCTtcgtctttgtctttgtgttagTTTTCGTGTTCGTCTTCGTCTTTGTGTTAGTCTTCGTCTTTGTGTTAGTCTTCGTCTTCGTCTTTGTGTTAGTTTTCGTCTTTGTGTTAGTCTTCGTCTTCGTCTTTGTGTTAGTTTTCGTCTTTGTGTTAGTCTTCGTCTTCGTCTTCATCTTCGTCTTTGTGTTAGTCTTCGTCTTTGTGTTAGTCTTCGTCTTCGTCTTTGTGTTAGTTTTCGTGTTCGTCTTCGTCTTTGTGTTAGTCTTCGTCTTTGTGTTAGTCTTCGTCTTTGTGTTAGTTTTTCGTGTTCGGTCTTCGTCTTTGT TCTTCGTCTTCGTCTTTGTGTTCTGTGTCCTCATCTTCGTCCTCGTCTTCGTCCTCATCTTCGTGTTAGTCTTCGTCTTCGTCTTCATGTTCGTGTTAGTCTTCGTCCTCGTCTTCATGTTCGTGTTAGTCTTCGTCATCTTCGTGTTCGTTTTCGTCCTCATCCTCGTCTTCGTCTTAGTTCATTAA